From the Capnocytophaga sp. oral taxon 878 genome, the window TGCATACCAAGAGCCACACGACTCAAAGCGCGAGTTACTTTACGGGTTACAAAAGTCTCGCCACGTATAGGCGATTCGTGGTTGAAGAGGATCCCATTAGAAGCATGCATATTATAAGCTTCTCTGTAATTTACTGTAATCCAATAGGCATAAAGTTTAGCCACAGCATAAGGAGAACGTGGATAGAAAGGAGTTTTTTCACTTTGAGGTACTTCTTGTACTAACCCATAGAGCTCTGAAGTAGAAGCTTGGTAAATACGCGTTTTCTCAGTAAGCCCTAATAGACGCACAGCTTCAAGAATACGAAGCGTGCCTAATCCGTCAGCATTACCCACGTATTCAGGAGTTTGAAAACTCACGTGTACATGGCTCATTGCCGCAAGATTATATATTTCATCAGGCTGCACCTCTTGGATAAGGCGAGTGATGTTCATGCTGTCAGTCAAGTCACCATAGTGAAGGATAAGGTTTCTATTCTCCAAATGAGGATCTTGGTAAAGATGATCAATGCGATCAGTATTAAATAAGGATGAACGGCGCTTCATACCGTGTACTTCATAACCTTTTTTTAGCAGGTATTCAGCGAGATACGCGCCATCCTGACCTGTAATACCTGTAATAAGTGCTTTTTTTGTCATTATCTAATCAATTGTGTTTTTTATTATTAGTAATAAATATGCTTTATTAATTAATTTCATTGCAAAGGTAATGAAAATATTTGAAATAGAGGGAGTTACTAAAAAGAAGTTTTTAGGGAGTCTCGTGTAACATATTGATAATAGGTAAGTTACGACAAAAAGAGGCTGTCTAAAAAGTTTGTTTTAAACTTTTTAGACAGCCTCTTTATTTACAATCTATTCCTATTTCAAATCTTCTTCATTAATAAATGTTTTCCCATCTTTTATAAATTTCTTCGCAATCTCTTCTGCTCCATAGGCATTCAAATGATCAATGTTAAACATTATATTACGTCCATTTATATATCCATCTTTGGGAATATATGGTAACAGATCAATTATGTGAACTTGAGGATACTTCTGTTGTAATAATTCCTTAATTTGAATCCAAGTCTTAATATGAGACCTATATGTGTCACCCTCTAAATTAACCTCTCTTTTGACACCTATTTTTTCAAGATTTTCGATTCTCTGCATATCAACATCAAAGGATGGGCAACTCTTCACTATATAGACTTTCTTATTTTGAGAAAGAAGAATTTGGATTGTTTGCTCAAATCTTTCTATAATATAAGGTTCCACTTCCCTTCTCCATGAATAGTAGTTAGATAGAATAAAAATATCATAGTTCTTATAATTTTCTTGAAAATATTTTCGTGATACAATACATTTATAATAGTCACTAAGTTTAGATTCATCATATTCTTCTGTCTCTAAAATAGAAGGACAATCTGATTTTGCTAAAACACTTGCTTTCCACCCTTCTTTTTTAGCTATAACATCAATAAAAGGAACTATTTGTTCTGCATGACTATCTCCTACTAATAAAATCTTCTTTCCCTTTAAAGAGTTTATGTTTCCTATTTGAGTCAAGACCTCTCCTGAATCACATTGGTTACATTTTATAGGAAGAAAAGTAGGCCATCCTGATTCCTTACGCAAAAATCTACTCACCCCAAATACAAGTATAGCCGGAATAATGTAGAATAAAATAAAACTTTTTTTGAATGAATATTTAATATGTCTAAAAGGTTGTTCTACTCCGTAATAAGTAAGTACTGATAAACCAAACATTAAAGGAATTGCTATTAAAAGATTTGTATTAGACAGAACTCCTGTGCCAAAAAAATATCTAAATATAGCTAAAACTATCCAGTGCCACAAGTAAAGAGAATAGGAGATTTTTCCTATCCAAACAATAGGAGATAAAGAAAAAAGTTTTGTTATATATTTTCCTTTTTCATTAGCTAATATGAGCAGTGCTGCTGCTACACAAGGCAACAAAGCTAAAAAACCAGGAAAAAGGGGGGGCAAAAAAAAGTCTTTTACAACAAGACAGCACAAAAGCACTACTAGAGAAACTACTCCTAAAATATCTGATTGTTTTTGAGATAATTTATTACCTTTTTCAAAAAGAAATATTGATAAAACAGAACCTACAAGAAGCTCTATCATTCTTAAATGGGGTAAATAATAAACATCTAAAGCAACACCTATCTTTTTTAAATCAATAAATGACAATATCAATGAAATAGTTCCAATAACTATTAGAGTAAAAAGTTTATGCTTATTAAGAAACCTTTGTTTGAAAATAAACAATAAAACTATAGGGAAAATAAAGTAAAATTGCTCTTCAACAGATAAAGACCATATATGATTAAAAGGATTTTCTTCTGTACCTACATCAAAGTAACCAACTCCTCTTGCAAAATAGATGTTTGAAATAAATAATACTGAAAAAATAGCACTATTTGCCATTTTCCAATAATCCCCTACTGAAAACATTAGCCATACGACTGAAAGTCCTATTAGAAGTACTACAAAAAATACAGGTAGAATTCTTTTTATACGTCTATTATAAAAATTTGCAAAAGTAAATGTACCTTCTGTCATTTCCCTATAAATAATAGAAGTTATAAGATATCCTGATATAACAAAAAAAATATCTACTCCTAAAAAGCCACTAGGCATATAGTTTGGATTTATATGAAATAATGCTACGGTAAGTACAGCTAAGGCTCTAAGACCATCTATATCAGGCCGATAAGAAAGTTTTCTTAACATAATTATTGATCTATAATTTTAAATAGTTTCTTATTTACTTTATCGCTATCAAATTTCTGCACTGCAATTTGGTGGCTTTCTTGTCCCATACAAGCTATCTCTGTTGGATTTTCTATAAAATACTTCATAGCTTTTACTAGAGCATTTATATCCCATTTAGGAATAAGAAAGCCGTTTCTACCATTTTCTACTGTTTCACGACAACCTGGCACGTCTGTAGTAATTACAGGACGTCCTATTGCCATTGCTTCTTGAGTACTGCGAGGCACTCCTTCTCGATAAGATGGTAATACAAAGACAGAACTTTGTGTTATCCATTGTTTAATATTATTAACATAACCAGGATAAATAATTATTTCTCTTTGTATATAATTTTCTAACTCTTCTTTTTTTATACTCCCTGGGTTTTGAGTATCTAAATCACCTACTACTTTAAAAATTACATTGGGGTGTTTTTCTTTTATTATTTGAGCAGCTTGCAAGTATTCAAAAATTCCTTTTTCACGAAGTAATCTTGCTACAAAAATAAAAGACACAGGATTTGTTGGAGCATTATTAAAGCTATATTCTTTTAAATCAAGTCCTATACCCCCCAACACTTCTCTTCTTTTTACCCTGATATGATATTTATCTAACAAATCTTTAGGATCATCTGGATTTAAAAATATTACAGTATCTGCTTTAGGTAAAGATAACTTATACAAGAAAACTTGAATCTGTTTAATAATTTTTGCTTTTAATGTTTGTTCATTAGGTTGTTCTGTAAAAGAAAAACCTAGCCCTTCGAGCATTGCTATTATTTTAGGGATTCTTACTTTTTTAGCAGCTAAAGTGCCAAAAATTACAGGCTTAGCAAAGCTTGCAAAAAGAATATCAGGCTGTATTTTGTTAAAAATATACTCTAATTGCTTCATATTTTTTAAGTCAGCAAACGGATTTAATCCTCCTCTTGCAAATGTATAATCAATAGGAATAGCACCTAATGCTTCTACCTTTTTTTTTGTTTCAAGAGTGAAATCTGTAGCCATTGTATATACCTCATAATTG encodes:
- the gmd gene encoding GDP-mannose 4,6-dehydratase, which translates into the protein MTKKALITGITGQDGAYLAEYLLKKGYEVHGMKRRSSLFNTDRIDHLYQDPHLENRNLILHYGDLTDSMNITRLIQEVQPDEIYNLAAMSHVHVSFQTPEYVGNADGLGTLRILEAVRLLGLTEKTRIYQASTSELYGLVQEVPQSEKTPFYPRSPYAVAKLYAYWITVNYREAYNMHASNGILFNHESPIRGETFVTRKVTRALSRVALGMQDKFYMGNLSSQRDWGHAKDYIKAMYLILQQPAPSDYVIATGITTAIRDFIVMAAKEIGLTIEFKGEGVNEKGYITAVDKAVFTEKVGEKYLSKIEEKIAQNAEVVCVDPQYFRPTEVDLLIGDPTKSQTVLGWKPAYDLKGLIEDMMRSDIKLFKRDAYLKEGGFTVMNYFE
- a CDS encoding acyltransferase family protein translates to MLRKLSYRPDIDGLRALAVLTVALFHINPNYMPSGFLGVDIFFVISGYLITSIIYREMTEGTFTFANFYNRRIKRILPVFFVVLLIGLSVVWLMFSVGDYWKMANSAIFSVLFISNIYFARGVGYFDVGTEENPFNHIWSLSVEEQFYFIFPIVLLFIFKQRFLNKHKLFTLIVIGTISLILSFIDLKKIGVALDVYYLPHLRMIELLVGSVLSIFLFEKGNKLSQKQSDILGVVSLVVLLCCLVVKDFFLPPLFPGFLALLPCVAAALLILANEKGKYITKLFSLSPIVWIGKISYSLYLWHWIVLAIFRYFFGTGVLSNTNLLIAIPLMFGLSVLTYYGVEQPFRHIKYSFKKSFILFYIIPAILVFGVSRFLRKESGWPTFLPIKCNQCDSGEVLTQIGNINSLKGKKILLVGDSHAEQIVPFIDVIAKKEGWKASVLAKSDCPSILETEEYDESKLSDYYKCIVSRKYFQENYKNYDIFILSNYYSWRREVEPYIIERFEQTIQILLSQNKKVYIVKSCPSFDVDMQRIENLEKIGVKREVNLEGDTYRSHIKTWIQIKELLQQKYPQVHIIDLLPYIPKDGYINGRNIMFNIDHLNAYGAEEIAKKFIKDGKTFINEEDLK
- a CDS encoding glycosyltransferase family 4 protein; this encodes MATDFTLETKKKVEALGAIPIDYTFARGGLNPFADLKNMKQLEYIFNKIQPDILFASFAKPVIFGTLAAKKVRIPKIIAMLEGLGFSFTEQPNEQTLKAKIIKQIQVFLYKLSLPKADTVIFLNPDDPKDLLDKYHIRVKRREVLGGIGLDLKEYSFNNAPTNPVSFIFVARLLREKGIFEYLQAAQIIKEKHPNVIFKVVGDLDTQNPGSIKKEELENYIQREIIIYPGYVNNIKQWITQSSVFVLPSYREGVPRSTQEAMAIGRPVITTDVPGCRETVENGRNGFLIPKWDINALVKAMKYFIENPTEIACMGQESHQIAVQKFDSDKVNKKLFKIIDQ